A window of Candidatus Eisenbacteria bacterium genomic DNA:
AGCTCGCGCAACGAATGGGGCGAGGACTACCTCACCGGGCTCTCCCAGACGATCGGCGGCGGCACCAAGGAGATCCAGCGCAACATCATCGGCGAGCGTGTGCTCGGCCTGCCGCGGTGAGGGGAGAGGGACGATGGACCTGATGCTCAGCAGCGAGCAGGAGACGATCCGCGATTCGATCCGCGACATGCTGCGCGAGCGCATGCCGCCCGAGCGCGTGCGCGCCGTGATGGCGACGGACACCGGCATCGATCGCGCCTTCTGGCACCAGGCGGGCGAGCTCGGCTGGTTCGGCCTCGCGCTCCCCGACGCAGTGGGCGGCGCGGGATACGGGCTGCCCGAGGCGATGATCCTCTTCACGGAGCTCGGGCGCGCCCTCGCGCCGGGACCGTGGCTCGGGTCGACGCTGGCGGCCAAGGCCCTGTCGAAGGCCGAGACGTTGAAGAGCACGCTCGACGGCGTGCTCACGGGGACGCAGCCGGTCGCGCTGGTCGACGACCCGGCCGACGCCCTCGGCACGGGCACGACCCTCGACGGCACCATCTCGGGCGTCGCCGACCTCGGCGTCGCCGACCACGTGCTCGTCGTCGGATCGAAGGACGTGCGATTCGCTGCGGCCCGGGCGCGCGGCTTCACCGTCGCCGTCGAGCTCAGCATGGATCCGACCCGGCGCCTCGGCACGCTCACCGCCCGCGGCGCCGAGGCCGAGATGATCGGCGCCCACGCCGCGGCCCTCCGTCGCATGGCGACGGTGCTGACGGCGGCCGAGGCGGTCGGCGTGGCCGAGCGCACGCTCGAGATGTCGGTCGAGTACGGTAAGGTCCGCCAGCAGTTCGGAAAACCGATCGGCACCTTCCAGGCGATCAAGCACCGCTGCGCCGACATGGCCGTGCGCGCCGAGGTGGCGCGCGCGGTCGTCGTCTACGCGTCGGTCGCGGTCGAGGAGGGCGAGGCCGACGCCGACTTCCACGTGCACAGCGCGAAGGCGCTCGCGACCGATGCCGCGATCCAGAACGCCACGGACAACGTCCAGAACCACGGCGGCATGGGCTACACCTGGGAGTCGGACGCGCACCTGTACTTGAAGCGCGCGCGCGTGCTCGAGCACACGTGCGGGAGCCGCATCGCCCACCTGGACGCGCTCGCGGCGCCGTGGCGCGCGGCCGGCTGACATCCAGCTTCCCGGCCCTCCGGCACCGGAACTTCCGGCGCTACGCCGTCGGCCAGACGATCTCGCTCGCGGGGTTCTGGATGCAGAGCGTGGCGCAGGGCTGGCTCGTCTTCCGGCTCTCGGGCTCCGAGCTCGCGCTCGGGACGGTGGCGTTCGTGGGCTATCTGCCCGTGCTCCTCTTCTCGCCGGTGGCCGGCGTCGTCGCCGACCGCGTGAGCAAGTACCGCCTCATCCTGGCGACGCAGACGCTCGCGATGCTGCTCGCGGTCGTCCAGGGTCTCGTCGTCTGGACCGAGGTCGCGACCGTCCCGATCGTCGCCGGGATGGCCTTCTGCATGGGCGTGATCGGCTCCTTCGACCTCCCGACGCGGCAGTCGTTCATGGTGGAGATGGTGGGGCTCGAGGACCTGCCGAGCGCGATCGCGCTCAACGCATCGGTGTTCAACACCGCCCGGGTCGTGGGGCCGGCGCTGGCCGGGGTCCTGGTCGCGGTGGCGGGCGAGGCCCCGTGCTTCTTCCTGAACGGCGTCAGCTACCTCGCCGCGCTGTGGGCGCTCCTCGGGATGCACCTGCCCGCCGCGAGGCCACGGGCCGGCGCGGGGCGAGCGTCGGGCCTTCGCTCGGGGCTCGCCTACGTGCGACATCGCCCGGTGTTGGCGAGCCTCCTCGGCACGCTGGGGCTCGTCTCGGCGCTCGCCCTCCAGTCGAACGTCCTGATGCCGTCGCTCGCCGAGCGCGTGTTCGGGCGGGGCGCGCGCGGCTTCGGAGTGCTCCTCACGGCCTACGGCGTCGGCGCCGTCATCACCGCGCTCCGGCTCGCCTCCCGCACGTACTCGGCCGTCGAGCAGCGCCGCAACCTGCTCCTCGGCCTGTGGGGCATGGCGACGGGCCTCCTCGTCGTCGCGGCGAGCCCGAGCTACCCGATGGCGCTCGTCGGACAGCTCGTCGCCGGCTTCGGCATGCTCCGCTACACCGCCACGACCAACGTGCTCGTGCAGACGCTGACCGAGGATCCCTACCGCGGCCGCGTTATGGGGATCCACACGATGATGTTCGCGGGCGCGGCGCCGTTCGGGGCGCTCGCCCTGGGCTCGCTCGCCCGGGCGATCGGCCCGCAGCCGACCCTCGTCGTGTCGGGCGCGGGCGCCCTCGCAGCCGCCATGTGGCTGGCGACCCGCCCCCGCTTCCCTTAGACGGGCCGGGCTGGTAGCACAGAACTGACCGGTCAGTTCTGGAAACTGACCCCCCAGTCATAATGGCGCGTGACGACAAGCGACAGCGGATCCTCTCCGCCGCGGCGACCGTGTTCGCCGAGCGCGATTTCCACCGCGTGCAGGTGAGCGACGTCGCCGAGCGCGCCGGGGTCGGGAAGGGGACCGTCTACCTCTACTTCCCCACCAAAGACGATCTCCACCGCGCCGCCCTCGAGGGCAGCCTCGACGGCATCTGGACGGACATCGAGACCGCCGCCGGAGCCGGGCCGTCGGCCGAGGACGCGCTGCGCGACATCGTCCTCGTCGTGCTCCGCTTCTTCTGGAAGCGCCAGCACCTGCTCACCATCATCCAGCGCTACGAGGCCTTGAACGGCCGTCGCGCGAAGCTCCGCCGCGAGCGCGTCGTGCGCGCGGTCGAAGACGTCCTCGCGCGCCACCGCCTGGCCGGCGGCGCGTCGGAGCGGCACCTGGCGGCCGCGTTCCTCCTCGGCATGGCGCGGGCCGCGATCCTCGAGCACGCCCCGGGCGATCGCCCCGACGCGGTCGCGACGCGCCTCGTCTCGACGTTCCTGCACGGCATCGGCCGCGCGCGGGTGGCGCAGCGGGGGGCCGCGTGACGCGCCTGCTGGTCGGTCTCGCGCTCCTCGCCGCCCTGGGCGGCGCCGGGTGCGGCAGCCGCTCCGAAGCCGAAGGCACCGCGGGCGCGACCAAGCCCGAGCCGGTCACGATCACGACCGCGCCGGTCGCGACGCGCATGGTCGAGCGCACCATCTCGGTCGTCGGCACGCTCACCGCCAACATGCAGGCCGAGGTGGCGGCCGAGGTCGAGGGTCAGGTGACCGGCATCGAGGCCGACCTCGGTGATCGCGTCGTGAAGGACCAGGTCCTGGCGCGCGTCCGCAGCGACGTGCTCGAGGCGCGGCTCGGCGAGGCCGAGGCCAGCTACGAGAAAGCGCTGGCCGACGAGGCCCGGGGTCGTCCGTTGAAGGACGACAAGATCATTTCGGCGCAGGAGTACGAGCAGGTGCGGACGGCACTCGCCGTCGCGAAGGCGCGCCGCGAGCAGCTCCGCATCGAGGTCGAGCGCGCCACCATCCGCGCCCCCTTCGACGGCTCGATCGCGGCGCGGCTCGTCGACGCCGGCAACTACGTGCGGCCCGGCACCACGGTCTTCCGCTTGGTGCAGGACGATCCGCTGAAGTTCCGTGGCGAGATCCCCGAGCGCGACGTGCCGGCGGTCGAGGCCGAGCAGCAGGTGCGCGTCAGCGTGGACGCGTACCCCGGCGAGGCCTTCCAGGGGCGCGTCTCGCGCGTCGGGTCCGCTTCGAATCCGCAGGCGCGCTCGCTCGCCTTCGAGGCGTTGGTGCCGAACACGGACCATCGCGTGCGGCCGGGCTTCTTCGGGCGTGCCGAGATCATCGTCCGGCGCGATGAACGTGCCGTCGCGGTGCCGCGCAGCGCGGTCACGTCGTTCGCGGGCGTCACCAAGATCTTCGTGGTCGAGGACGGCGTCGCGCACGAGCGCGAGGTGACCCTCGGCGTCGACCTCGGCGACGGCTGGGTCGAGATCACGCAGGGCGTGACGAAGGGCATCCAGGTCGCGACCAGCGGCCTCTCGAAGCTCGCCGACGGGACCGTCGTGCAGGTGCGCGCCGACGCGCCCCCGGGCGCCTGATGCGCTTCGCCGACGTCTTCATCCGTCGCCCCGTCTTCGCGACCATGCTGGTCGGGGCGTTCGTCATCCTCGGCCTGTTCAGCTACCGAAGCCTCGGCCTCGATCTCTTCCCCAACATCGACTTCCCGATCATCACCATCACGACGACGCTCAAGGGCGCGGGCGTCGAGGAGATGGAGACGGGTGTCACGAAGGTCGTCGAGGAAGCAGTCAACACGATCGACGGCATCGACACGCTGCAGAGCACGACGCGCGAGGGCGTGTCGTTCGTGATCGTCAACTTCGTCCTGGAGAAGTCCCGCGAGGTGGCGGCGCAGGACGTCCGCGACAAGGTCTCGGCCGTGCTGTCGCAGCTCCCCGCCGGGACCGATCCGCCCGTCATCGACAAGTTCGACGTCGACGCGGCGCCCGTCATGTCCGTCGCCGTGTCCGGACGCCGGAGCCTGCGCGAGGTGACCGAGCTCGCGCGCCGCCAGGTGAAGGAGGTCATCGAGACGCTCCCGGGCGTCGGCCAGGTGCTCATCATCGGCGGCCAGGAGCGCGCGATCAACATCTACGTCGATCCCGACCGCCTGACGGCGCAGGGGCTCTCGATCGGCCAGGTGCGGCAGGCCGTGGCGCAGCAGAACGTCGAGCTTCCCGGCGGCCGCATCGACCAGACGCGCCGCGAGCTCATCGTGCGGACGATGGGGCGCATCGAGGAGGTGCGCGACTTCGACGACCTCATCATCGGGCACGCGAGCGACCGGCCGCTCTACGTGCGCGACGTGGGACACGCCGAGGACGGCGTCGTCGAGCCGCGCGCCCTGTCGCGTCTGAACGGCGAGAACGCCGTGCAACTCATCGTTCGCAAGCAGTCGGGCGTGAACACCGTCGAGGTGATCGATCGCGTGAAGGCGCATCTGGCCCAGCTCCAGTCCGTGCTGCCCGAGGACGTGCAGATGCGCGTCATCCGCGACCAGTCGCGCTTCATCAAAGCGTCGATCGAGACGGTGACCGAACACATGTGGCTCGGCGCGGTGCTGGTCGCGTTCACGGTCATGCTGTTCATGCGCGACTGGCGGAGCACGCTCGTCGCCGGGCTCGCGATCCCCACCTCGATCATCTCGACCTTCACGTTCATGCGCTACATGGGGTTCACCCTGAACAACCTCACGATGCTCGGGCTCGTGCTCGCGGTCGGCATCGTGATCGACGACGCCGTCGTCGTGCTCGAGAACATCTTCCGGCGCATCCAGGACGAGGGCGAGACGCCGAAGGTCGCGGCGTCGAACGGCACGGCCGAGATCGCGCTCGCCGTCCTGGCGACGACGCTCTCGCTCGTCATCATCTTCCTGCCGGTCGCCTTCATGGAGGGCCGCGTCGGGCGCTTCTTCCACAGCTTCGGCCTCACGACCGCGGTCGCGATCCTCGTCTCCCTCGTCATCTCCTTCACGCTCACGCCGGCGCTGTCGGCACGCGTGCTCCAGCGCCGGCCGGCCGAGAAGGCGCACGGCGGCCGGCTCTATCGCCGGATCGAGAGCGGGTACACGCGGCTGCTCGCGTGGTCGCTCGGGCACCGCTGGATGGTCGTCGTGGCGGCGGTCGTGCTCGTCTTCACGACCGTGCCGCTCATGAAGGTGGTCGGGAAGACGTTCCTGCCCCAGGACGACCAGAGCGAGTTCGAGATCTCGATCCGGACGCCGGGCGGGTTCACGCTCGCCGAGACGTCCCGCGTGTTCGATGAGATCGAGCACCGCCTCTGGGGTCTCCGTGGCGTGACGAACGTGCTGTCGACCATCGGCGATCAGACCGGACGCGTGAAGGCGGGCGAGGGCGACGTGACCTCCGGGTCGATCTACGTGCAGCTCCAGGACCTCCGCGATCGCAAGTTCTCCCAGTTCGCGATCATGGACGACACGCGCAAGATCCTCACCGACTACCCGGACCTGCGCACGAGCGTGCAGGGCATCAACCCGCTCGCGAGCGGCGGCTCGCGCATCGCCGAGGTCGAGCTGAACCTCCGTGGCCCGGATCTGGCCAAGCTCCAGGGGTACGCCGATAGCCTGGTCGCCGGCATGCGGTCGCTGCCCGGCCTGGTCGACGTCGACACCAGCCTCGCCGTCCGCAAGCCCGAGCTGCGGCTCTTGATCGACCGCGAGAAGGCGTCCGACCAGGGCGTCAACGTGCAGGACATCGCGGCGACCGTGCAGACCTTCATCGCGGGTCAGCCCGTCTCGAAGTTCAAGGAGGCGGATCAGCAGTACGACATCTGGCTGCGCGCCGAGGCGGGCAAGCGCCGCACGGCCGAGGACATCGCGGACCTGACCGTCCAGTCGCGCTCCGGCCAGCTCGTACGCCTCGGGAACCTGATCCACCTGCGCGAGGAGGTCGGCCCGGCGCAGATCGATCGCATCGACCGCCAGCGCTCGATCACCATCCTCGGGAACCTGCTCCCGACCCTGCCGCTCGGCGACGCGATCGCACACACCGAGCGGGTCGCGAAGTCGCTCGACATGCCGGCGCTCTACAACATCCAGTGGGCCGGCCGGGCCAAGGGCCTCGAGGAGAGCACGCGCAACTTCGGGATCGCCTTCGGGCTGTCGTTCCTGTTCATGTACATGGTGCTGGGCGCGCAGTTCGAGAGCTTCCTGCACCCGATCACGATCCTGCTCGCCCTGCCGCTCGTGATCCCGTGCGCCATCTTCTCGCTCGTGATCCTGCAGGAGCCGCTCAACATCTACAGCACCCTGGGGCTCTTCATGCTCCTCGGCGTCGTGAAGAAGAACGGCATCCTCCAGGTCGACTACACGAACACGCTGCGCGCCCAGGGCGTGCCCCGCGACGAGGCGATCCTGCGCGCGAACCGCGTGCGTCTGCGCCCCATCCTCATGACCACGGTCATGCTGGTCCTGGGCATGATCCCGATCGCGCTCGGGCAGGGGCCCGGGTCGGGGTCGCGCAGCTCGATCGCGCGGGTCATCGTCGGCGGCCAGCTCCTCTCGCTCCTGATCACGCTCCTCATCACACCGGTCGCCTACTCGCTGTTCGACGATCTCGGGGCGATGGGGGTCGGGGCGGGCCTCCGCAACCTCCTCGCCCGGTTGCGTCGGCTCGTCGCCCGCGCGACACCCAGACCGGCTGCCTGACATCCCAGCCCAGGGGAGGCCGCGATGAGTGTCACCTACGAGTCCACGGACGGCGTTGCGACCATCACCCTCGACGACGGCAAGGTGAACGCGATGGCGTTGCCGTTCTTCGAAGCGCTCGGCGCGGCGCTCGATCGGGCCGAGCACGAGCGGCCGGCCGCCGTCGTGATCGCGGGGCGGCCGGGCTACTTCTCGGCCGGCCTCAACCTGAAGCTGCTGCCGACGCTGCCGCCGGACGAGTTCAAGCGGACGATGCTCGCCTTCGGCGGCATCATGCTGCGCGTGTTCACGTTCCCGATCCCCACGGTCGCGGCCGTGACCGGGCACGCGATCGCCGGCGGCGCCTTCCTCTCGTTCGCGTGTGACCTGCGCTACTTCGCCGAGGGGCCATACCGGCTCCACGTGAACGAGGTTGCGATCGCGCTCCCGCTGCCGACCTGGGCGCTCGCGATCGCCACTACCGCGATCCCGCCGCGCTGGCACACCGAAGCCATCATGCACGCGCGGGCGTACACGCCCGAGGAGGCGCTCGGACGCGAGCTCGTCGACGGCATCGTGTCGCCCACCGAGAGCGTCGTCGCGACCGCACGCCAGGCCGCGAGCCGTCTCTCCGGCCTCGACCTGGGCGCCTACGCGGTCGCGAAGAGCCGCATGCGCGAGCGCGTCGTCGCGTGGGCCCGCAAGAACCTCGAGGCCGAAGCCACCGGCAGCGCCGAACGCGCCCCGCTCTAGGGTCCGACCCCAGACACGGAGTCTCGGGTCGGCTACTGGACGCCTGGTCCGAGCGCGAGCGACATCGGGTCGACGCCGAGCGAGCGGATCGCGGCTTCCCACATCTCGTCGGCGGGCGTGGCGAAGACGAGGTCGGGATCGGGCGGCGCCGTGAGCCACGCCGATTCCGCCAGCTCGGAATCGAGCTGGCCGGGCCCCCAGCCGGCATAGCCGAGGAGCAGGCGGGCGCGTGTGTGCTCTATCTGGTCGGGCTGCGCCTCGAGCAACGTGCGAAGGATCCCGAGCGACGCGGTCAGATGGAAGCCGTCACCGATCTGCTCGGTGTCGCCGCCGCCTGGATCCGCCCCGAGGAGCAGGAAGCCCCGGTGCTGCTCGACGGGACCGCCACTCCACAGGCGCATCCCGCTGTCGCCCGACAGAGGCGGATTCAAGGCGACGGCCTCGGCCGCGCGCGTTTCGGTCGGCCGGTTGACGACGAAGCCCATCGCGCCCTTCGGCCCGTGCTCGCACAGAAGGACGACGGAGCGCGAGAAGTTCGGGTCGCGCAGCTGCGGCATTGCGACCAGGAGCGTGGGGGCGATGGAGGCCTCGCCGTCGGCCATGGCTAGATGCTTCCGACCCGCTCGTCCCTTGTCAACACGGTTGCCCGAGAAGCCGTCGAGAAGGCTTGCGAGACGCTTGGGACATTCGAGCTCACGCGTCGTCCGGTCGAACCCGATGGTCTAGCGCGCGGCTCCCGTGGCCGAGCGGCGTCGAGGCCGCCAGCGCGCGCGTGACGTACGTCTTGGCGCGCTTCACGGCGTCCACGAGCGAAAGCCCCGAGGCGAGACCCGCCGCCGTCGCCGCGGAGAGCGTGCACCCGGTGCCGTGCGTCGCACCGACGTCGATGCGGGGAGCGTCGAGCTCGTGGATCGTGTCGCCGATCGCGAGCACGTCGTACGCGCGATCGGAAAGGTGGCCGCCCTTCACGAGCGCGGCCCGTGCGCCCATCGCCACCAGAGCCCTTGCCGCCTCGCGCATCTCGGCACGCGTGCGAACGGGACGACCCGTCAATGCCTCGGCCTCGCGGAGGTTCGGCGTCACCACGCTCGCGATCGGCACGAGGCGGTCGCGCAGCGCGTCCAGCGTCGAAGCATCGGCGAGCGTGTCGCCCGAGGTCGCGACCAGGACCGGATCGACGATCAGGGCCGGGATCGGCCGCGCTCGCAGGACCTCCGCGACCGCAGCCACCACGCCGGCGTTCGGCAGCATGCCGGTCTTGGCCGCCGCGACCGGAAGGTCGTCGAGGACGGCGGCGAGCTGCGCCGCGACGAACGCGGGCTCGACGTCGCGGCGGTCGCGCACGCCGACCGTGTTCTGGACGGTGAGGCTCGTCACGACGGCCGCGCCGTAGACCCCACAAGCGTGGAACGTCTTCAGGTCCGCCTGGATTCCGGCGCCACCGCTCGGGTCCGAGCCTGCGATCGACAGCACGACGACGGCCACCGCGCTCGCGCTACACCCCGGCGATCCGCTATGCAACGCGCGATGCAGATCGAGGTGTACCCGACCGACGCGGACGCGCTCGACGCCGCGGCTGCGCTGGCGGCGGAGCACGTTCGCGCCGCAGCCGGCGACGGTCGCGCCGTGGTCGCCCTGGGCAGCGGCCGCGCCGGGCGTGGCCTCATGGTCGCGCTCGCGGGGCGAGGCGATCTCCCGTGGTCGCGGGTCGAGTGGTGCCTCGCCGACGAACGCTGTGCGAGCGCGCAGGATCCGCTCGGCCACGCGAAGATCGCGCGCGACAGCCTGTTCGTGCCGCGTGGCGTCGCCGCGGCGAAGATCCACGCGCCGTCGATCGAGGGCGACTCGCCGGAGGAGATCGCCGCGCGCTACGCCGAGGCGCTGCGCGCCGTGGCAGGGGACGCCGTCGCATTCGACCTCGTCCTGCTCGCGATCGGTGCGGACGGGTCGCTCGGCGCGCTCGCGTCCGATGCCGCCGCGTTGACGGCCACGACGCCGGTCGCCGTCGTGGCGGGGGATCCTGCGCTCGTCTCGCTGACACCGGTGACGCTAGCGCGCGCCGGACGTGCGATTGTGACGGCCGTCGGTCCGCAGACGGCCGGCGCCGTCGCTCGCGCGCTCCGCGACGGGGCGGGACCGGCCGCGCTCCTGCGGCCGTCCGACCGCGTGACGTGGGTCGTCGATCGGGACGCCGCGGGCGAGCTGCTGAAGGACGCCCGGCCGGCCGACGCGCGCGGGTAGCGGGCCCGCGGCTCAGTGCGTCTTGGTCGGGTGCGCCGGCGGCGCGGCCCTTCGCCGGAGCGCCTGGCGCACCTCGCCCTGCAGATCGCGACGGAAGAGGAGCAGCTTCGCCTGCTGCTCGACGGAAAGGATCTTCTGCGCTTCGCTGAACGTGTGCTCGGGCAGCGTCGCGAGCTCCCGCTGCACGGTGTGCGCGTCCGCCACGAGACGCGACAGGGCGGCCTCGTCGGGCGGCGACTTCGTGAGCGCGGTGCGGAGCTGGGCTTCGAGCGTGTCGCGCTTCTGCGACAGCTCGACGCGTCGCTCGTCGGCGCGGCGCAGGATGTCGCGCATCTGGAGCGCCTTCGTGTCGGAGAGCCCGAGCGCGTCCACGACGCGGAGCATGAGGTACGTGCGCGCGCGATCGCGCTCGGGCGAGACGTCGGCGCCGGCGGAGGAGGCGCGCAGCCCGAGAGCGAGCAGGGCGGCCAGGGCGACGACGCCGAGACAGCGCGTCGTCACGACTGCTCTCCCAGGAGCTCGGCGAGGCGGTCGAGCTCCTCGTCACCGAGATCGTGGACCGAGAGCAGGTCGCTGTCGGCGTCGTAGATCGTGCTCGCCGGTGCGATCGCCGGGAGCAGGTCGTGCAGGTGCAGCAGCGCCTCGTCGTCCAGATGGTCGATCGAGCGTGACAGGGGCGGGGGGCTCGGCGGGAACACCGTGCGCGTCACCAGCAAGGCGAGCACGACGGTGGCGACGGCCCCGGCGACCCGCAGAGACCCCCAGCGCGCCGCCACCTTCGCGGGCGCCGGTGCGGTCCGGACCTGCCGCATGATGGCCTGGCGCTGGCGCCGCCAGAAGTCCTCGCCCGGCGTGGATGCGGCCGGCGCGGAGAGACCGATCGACACGTGCCGCATCGACGCGAGGTCGTTGCGGCAGAAGGCGCAGCGCGCGATGTGGTCTTCGACCCGGCCACGCTCGCCCAGCGGCAGCGTTCCCATCGCCGCATCCACCAGGGCGGGGCGCAGCCGGCGACACGTCCAGCGCATCCAGGGGATCGTCATGGGGTTCTCCTTCCGAGCCATTGCTGGAGACGGCGGACGGCATGGTGGAAGCTCACCTTGGCGGAGTTCTCGGTGATCCCCTCGGCGCGGGCGATCTCCGCGAATGGCAGGTCGGAGAAGATCCGGAGCGACAGCACGCTGCGCTGGCGCGGCGGGAGATCCGCAATCAGGCGCCGCAGCCGCGCGCCCAGCTGCACGTCGCCGGGCTCGGTGGCCACCCCGAGGCGCTCTTCAGGCACGCTCTCGAGCGCGACGTGGCGCCGCTCGGCGCGCAGGATGTCACGACATTGATTCATGGCGATGCGGTGGAGCCAGGTGGCGAAGCTCGCCTCGCCTCGAAACGATCGCAACCGCTCGAAGGCGCGGACGAAGGTACGCTGCGTGGCCTCGTCCGCGGCGTCGTGGTCGCGCAAGACGCGCTCGGCGACGGCATGGATCGTACGCTGATGACGCTCGACGAGCGTCTCGAAGGCCTGCTCGTCCCCTGCGAGGGCGCGAGCGACGAGGGCTGCATCGTCCACGCTCGGCGCACGACTACCACGGGCGACGAGCGCGGACGACCGAAGCGAACCGGACAGAGCGTGTTACTTGGCCGGAGCGGGCGCCTTGCTGTCGGCCTTGGGCGCCTTCGCCTCTTTCTGACCCTGCGAGCTCTTGTGCTTCTTGCCGTGATGCTTCTTCGTGGTCGTCGTCGTCGTCGCGTTGGCGGCGGCGACCGAGAAGACCATGGCGGTCGCGAGGGCGAGGGCGGTGAGGGTACGCATCGGTCAGTTCTCCTTTGGGTTGGCGCGGCCCGTCAGTGGGCCTGCGTTCGACGGAACAGACGGCGGGGCCCTCTCAAAAAGTTAAAGGACCCCCCTTGCGTCGCCCGTATAGCGCCGCTATAGCCGCGGCGATGGCGGAGCGGACCGTGGCGATCCGGCACAGGGAGGCCCCCGCGGGGTCGACGCGCGACGCGATCCTCGCCGCCGCCGAGACGATCCTCGCCCGTGGCGGGGAGGACGCGCTCTCGATCCGCGAGCTCTGCGCGCAGGTCGGGGTGACCGCGCCTACCATCTACCACCACTTCGGCGACAAGGATGGCCTCGTCGCCGAGGTGGTCGACGCCTGCTTCGCCGAGTTCGATCGCGCGATCGCGAGCGGTCCGATGCCGGCCGATCCGGTCGAGGCGCTCGCGTGGGCGTTCGATCGCTACGTCGCGTACGGCGTGGCGCACCCCGCCCACTACCGGCTGCTCTTCGAGCGCCGGCTGCCGAAGCCGACCCCCTCGGGGATCGCGTCGTACGCGCGCCTGGAGCACCTCGTCGAAGCCATCCGGGCCGCAGGTCGCCTGCGCCTTCCCGTCGCCGACGCGGCGCCCGCCTTCTGGGCCGCCGTGCACGGCGTGACCATGCTCGTCATCGCCGGCTTCATCGCGCGCGAGGCCCCGGCCGTGCACCACGTCCGCGACGCGCTCGTCACGCAGCTCACCATATCGGATGCCGCGCCCCGGCGGGCGCGAAAAGGAGGCTCACGATGACGCCCGAATCGGATGTCAATCCCTTCCTGCAGGGGAACTACG
This region includes:
- a CDS encoding crotonase/enoyl-CoA hydratase family protein, coding for MSVTYESTDGVATITLDDGKVNAMALPFFEALGAALDRAEHERPAAVVIAGRPGYFSAGLNLKLLPTLPPDEFKRTMLAFGGIMLRVFTFPIPTVAAVTGHAIAGGAFLSFACDLRYFAEGPYRLHVNEVAIALPLPTWALAIATTAIPPRWHTEAIMHARAYTPEEALGRELVDGIVSPTESVVATARQAASRLSGLDLGAYAVAKSRMRERVVAWARKNLEAEATGSAERAPL
- a CDS encoding helix-turn-helix domain-containing protein is translated as MARDDKRQRILSAAATVFAERDFHRVQVSDVAERAGVGKGTVYLYFPTKDDLHRAALEGSLDGIWTDIETAAGAGPSAEDALRDIVLVVLRFFWKRQHLLTIIQRYEALNGRRAKLRRERVVRAVEDVLARHRLAGGASERHLAAAFLLGMARAAILEHAPGDRPDAVATRLVSTFLHGIGRARVAQRGAA
- a CDS encoding MFS transporter; amino-acid sequence: MARGRLTSSFPALRHRNFRRYAVGQTISLAGFWMQSVAQGWLVFRLSGSELALGTVAFVGYLPVLLFSPVAGVVADRVSKYRLILATQTLAMLLAVVQGLVVWTEVATVPIVAGMAFCMGVIGSFDLPTRQSFMVEMVGLEDLPSAIALNASVFNTARVVGPALAGVLVAVAGEAPCFFLNGVSYLAALWALLGMHLPAARPRAGAGRASGLRSGLAYVRHRPVLASLLGTLGLVSALALQSNVLMPSLAERVFGRGARGFGVLLTAYGVGAVITALRLASRTYSAVEQRRNLLLGLWGMATGLLVVAASPSYPMALVGQLVAGFGMLRYTATTNVLVQTLTEDPYRGRVMGIHTMMFAGAAPFGALALGSLARAIGPQPTLVVSGAGALAAAMWLATRPRFP
- a CDS encoding YqgE/AlgH family protein yields the protein MADGEASIAPTLLVAMPQLRDPNFSRSVVLLCEHGPKGAMGFVVNRPTETRAAEAVALNPPLSGDSGMRLWSGGPVEQHRGFLLLGADPGGGDTEQIGDGFHLTASLGILRTLLEAQPDQIEHTRARLLLGYAGWGPGQLDSELAESAWLTAPPDPDLVFATPADEMWEAAIRSLGVDPMSLALGPGVQ
- a CDS encoding efflux RND transporter periplasmic adaptor subunit, whose product is MTRLLVGLALLAALGGAGCGSRSEAEGTAGATKPEPVTITTAPVATRMVERTISVVGTLTANMQAEVAAEVEGQVTGIEADLGDRVVKDQVLARVRSDVLEARLGEAEASYEKALADEARGRPLKDDKIISAQEYEQVRTALAVAKARREQLRIEVERATIRAPFDGSIAARLVDAGNYVRPGTTVFRLVQDDPLKFRGEIPERDVPAVEAEQQVRVSVDAYPGEAFQGRVSRVGSASNPQARSLAFEALVPNTDHRVRPGFFGRAEIIVRRDERAVAVPRSAVTSFAGVTKIFVVEDGVAHEREVTLGVDLGDGWVEITQGVTKGIQVATSGLSKLADGTVVQVRADAPPGA
- a CDS encoding acyl-CoA dehydrogenase family protein, which produces MDLMLSSEQETIRDSIRDMLRERMPPERVRAVMATDTGIDRAFWHQAGELGWFGLALPDAVGGAGYGLPEAMILFTELGRALAPGPWLGSTLAAKALSKAETLKSTLDGVLTGTQPVALVDDPADALGTGTTLDGTISGVADLGVADHVLVVGSKDVRFAAARARGFTVAVELSMDPTRRLGTLTARGAEAEMIGAHAAALRRMATVLTAAEAVGVAERTLEMSVEYGKVRQQFGKPIGTFQAIKHRCADMAVRAEVARAVVVYASVAVEEGEADADFHVHSAKALATDAAIQNATDNVQNHGGMGYTWESDAHLYLKRARVLEHTCGSRIAHLDALAAPWRAAG
- a CDS encoding efflux RND transporter permease subunit encodes the protein MRFADVFIRRPVFATMLVGAFVILGLFSYRSLGLDLFPNIDFPIITITTTLKGAGVEEMETGVTKVVEEAVNTIDGIDTLQSTTREGVSFVIVNFVLEKSREVAAQDVRDKVSAVLSQLPAGTDPPVIDKFDVDAAPVMSVAVSGRRSLREVTELARRQVKEVIETLPGVGQVLIIGGQERAINIYVDPDRLTAQGLSIGQVRQAVAQQNVELPGGRIDQTRRELIVRTMGRIEEVRDFDDLIIGHASDRPLYVRDVGHAEDGVVEPRALSRLNGENAVQLIVRKQSGVNTVEVIDRVKAHLAQLQSVLPEDVQMRVIRDQSRFIKASIETVTEHMWLGAVLVAFTVMLFMRDWRSTLVAGLAIPTSIISTFTFMRYMGFTLNNLTMLGLVLAVGIVIDDAVVVLENIFRRIQDEGETPKVAASNGTAEIALAVLATTLSLVIIFLPVAFMEGRVGRFFHSFGLTTAVAILVSLVISFTLTPALSARVLQRRPAEKAHGGRLYRRIESGYTRLLAWSLGHRWMVVVAAVVLVFTTVPLMKVVGKTFLPQDDQSEFEISIRTPGGFTLAETSRVFDEIEHRLWGLRGVTNVLSTIGDQTGRVKAGEGDVTSGSIYVQLQDLRDRKFSQFAIMDDTRKILTDYPDLRTSVQGINPLASGGSRIAEVELNLRGPDLAKLQGYADSLVAGMRSLPGLVDVDTSLAVRKPELRLLIDREKASDQGVNVQDIAATVQTFIAGQPVSKFKEADQQYDIWLRAEAGKRRTAEDIADLTVQSRSGQLVRLGNLIHLREEVGPAQIDRIDRQRSITILGNLLPTLPLGDAIAHTERVAKSLDMPALYNIQWAGRAKGLEESTRNFGIAFGLSFLFMYMVLGAQFESFLHPITILLALPLVIPCAIFSLVILQEPLNIYSTLGLFMLLGVVKKNGILQVDYTNTLRAQGVPRDEAILRANRVRLRPILMTTVMLVLGMIPIALGQGPGSGSRSSIARVIVGGQLLSLLITLLITPVAYSLFDDLGAMGVGAGLRNLLARLRRLVARATPRPAA